GGGCGAATGTGCATACATTCGATGTACTGTGACTTTGAAGTGTTGTTACTGCTTTAATTAAATCTAATGGGCCGGCTAAATAACCGAGTCGCCAGCCGGTCATTGAGTAAGCTTTGGCAAAGCCACTACTAATGATTGTGCGATCAAAAATTTCTTTGCCAATCGATCCAATGCTGAGATGTTCGACACCGGCATAGATAATCTTCTCGTAGATTTCATCAGAAACGACTAAGATATCTTTTTCAACCACCACCTCTGCTAATGCGCGAATTTCATCCGGCGTGTAAACCATGCCGGTGGGATTAGAAGGCGAATTGAGGATAAATAATCGCGTTTTTGGGGTGATCGCTTCTCGCAGTTGAGCCGGCGTAATTTTGTAGTTACTTTCGGCGGTTGCGTGAATAATCACCGGCACACCGTCGGCAAGTTTCACCATTTCTGGATAACTCAGCCAATAGGGAGCCGGGATGATTACCTCTTCTCCCGGATCAAGCAGCGCCATGATCAGGTTATACAGAGAATGCTTGCCGCCATTGGTAACAACTACGTTCTCTGGGGCATAGTCGAGTCCGTTATCTTTCTTGAGCTTCCGGGCGATTGCTTCCCGCAACTTGGGTTCACCGGCAGCAGGGCCATATTTAGTTTTACCGGCATCTAGCGCTTGTTTCGCAGCGGCTTTGATATGTGCCGGCGTGTCGAAATCTGGTTCGCCAGCACTAAAACTGCAAATGTCGATGCCTTCAGCCTTCATCGCCTTTGCCTTTGCCGCGATTGCCAATGTAAGCGAAGGCGCGACCTGACCCACCCGTGCTGCCAGCTTCATCATTACCCCTAAAAATTTAACTTAAGCACTACAACTATCAGACTTCTAGTTTCTCAGACTATCTCGAAATTGCGTGCGAGGTTTATGTTTTTTTACGGTTGCAATGTTTTGATCGCCTGACATTTAGTAGGGGCGCATACGCCGGTGCGCCCCCATCGCGCTCAATTATGCAATCGTGACATCGGGTGAGAGATAGACATCTTGGATGGTGTGAAACAGCTTGACGCCTTCCTCAAAGGGGCGTTGGAAGGTTTTGCGGCCAGAAATCAAGCCAGAACCCCCAGCACGTTTGTTAATCACGGCAGTGCGAACGACTTCGGCAAAGTCGCTTTTACCGGATGCGCCACCGGAGTTAATCAAGCCGGCACGCCCGCAGTAGCAGTTGAGTAACTGATAGCGGGTTAAATCAATCGGGTGATCGGTGGTTAAATCTGAGTAAACCCGATCATGCGTCATGCCGTATTTCTCGCCGGCAGCGTCGGTGACAGCTTTATAGCCGTGGTTGAATTCTGGCAGCTTTTGCTTAATGATGTCTGCCTCAATGGTGACGCCGAGATGGTTGGCTTGGCCGGTGAGGTCAGCGGAAATGTGATAGTCTTTGTCTTGCTTGAAAGCGCTGTTGCGGAGATAGCACCAGAGAATCGTTGCCATACCGTATTCGTGGGCTAAGGCAAAGGCTTCGCTGACTTCTTGAATTTGGCGAGTTGATTGATCGGAACCGAAGTAAATCGTTGCCCCCACGGCTGTTGCCCCTAGATTCCAGGCTTGCTCAACCGAGGCAAACATCACCTGATCGTATTGGTTGGGATAGGTGAGTAGTTCGTTGTGGTTGAGTTTGACAATGAACGGGATTTTGTGGGCGTATTTGCGAGAAACACTGCCTAAAACGCCCAAGGTGGTTGCCACAGCATTGCAGCCGGCAGCCATTGCCAGTTTAATAATGTTTTCCGGGTCGAAGTAGATGGGGTTGGGGGCAAAAGACGCGCCGGCAGAGTGTTCGATGCCTTGATCGACGGGCAGAATAGAAAGATAGCCGGTGTTTGCCAACCTGCCGGTGGAGTAAAGCTGCTGGAGACTCCGGAGCACTTGGGGAGAGCGATCACTGTGTGCCCAGATGCGGTCGATAAAATCTGGGCCGGGAAGGTGGAGTAAATCTTGAGAAACCTTGGCTTTGTGCGTGAGAAGGTCTTCTGCTTCAGCACCGAGATAAGACTCGATGGTTTTGGGTGCATCTAGAGTTGCGGTCATAGATTTTCCCTCAAAACTTC
Above is a window of Microcoleus sp. FACHB-672 DNA encoding:
- a CDS encoding pyridoxal phosphate-dependent aminotransferase; amino-acid sequence: MKLAARVGQVAPSLTLAIAAKAKAMKAEGIDICSFSAGEPDFDTPAHIKAAAKQALDAGKTKYGPAAGEPKLREAIARKLKKDNGLDYAPENVVVTNGGKHSLYNLIMALLDPGEEVIIPAPYWLSYPEMVKLADGVPVIIHATAESNYKITPAQLREAITPKTRLFILNSPSNPTGMVYTPDEIRALAEVVVEKDILVVSDEIYEKIIYAGVEHLSIGSIGKEIFDRTIISSGFAKAYSMTGWRLGYLAGPLDLIKAVTTLQSHSTSNVCTFAQYGAIAALEESQDCVEEMRQAFAERRQVMYELLTAIPGLKCPKPDGAFYLLPNISKTGLKSLEFCDGLLESQQVAVIPGIAFGADDCIRLSYATDMATIEKGMSRLEAFVRAQI
- a CDS encoding class I fructose-bisphosphate aldolase, with the translated sequence MTATLDAPKTIESYLGAEAEDLLTHKAKVSQDLLHLPGPDFIDRIWAHSDRSPQVLRSLQQLYSTGRLANTGYLSILPVDQGIEHSAGASFAPNPIYFDPENIIKLAMAAGCNAVATTLGVLGSVSRKYAHKIPFIVKLNHNELLTYPNQYDQVMFASVEQAWNLGATAVGATIYFGSDQSTRQIQEVSEAFALAHEYGMATILWCYLRNSAFKQDKDYHISADLTGQANHLGVTIEADIIKQKLPEFNHGYKAVTDAAGEKYGMTHDRVYSDLTTDHPIDLTRYQLLNCYCGRAGLINSGGASGKSDFAEVVRTAVINKRAGGSGLISGRKTFQRPFEEGVKLFHTIQDVYLSPDVTIA